TCATACAGTTGTCATAAAATGCTGATAAAACTGAAGGTGATGTTGCATAGATATATAAAACCTGTTCATCATCTATACAAGAATATACTGGCTTCAGTTACATCACACTAACTTAAAGATAAGTATATAATGCCTCACTCTAATGACACAAAGTTAAAAGATCATGACTACAAGATGTTCCCAAATTCATCATTCAGTTTCAGCTCATGGTCTCTACCTCCTCGCTCTCGGCCGTGCAGCTCTGCTTCTTTAATCCATGTTTTCAGCAGCTCTCCAGTCGTCTCCCTGTAGGATCACTTCCCTCTCTGGCTGCACTCTGTGCTCTAAGCACTGACATCCTTGTAGTCGGCAGGAATTGTGTCTTTAGAGATGAGAAATGGGGAAAAAGTCATTAGGCGTAGCTGACGCTTATGAAGCATTTGTGGGACTCCCTCAACCTGCAGTCACTCACCGTTGCAACGATACTTCAAATTGGAccagatgatgttttcctgagAGAAGCAGAACACTCCCAGTCGTCCCCCTCTCATACTGGTGTCAATTATCACGCCTGTGTCCGCCACCAGGTCTGAACCCTCGAAAAAGCGAGCCCTGGTGCACACATGAGGGGAAAGCAGTTGTGAACAGTCTGTTCACacaggatagatagatagatagatagatagatggtccATGATGGTCTATTATTTAAGCCTCAATATTTGTACTCATCTATCACTTCAATCGCTTCCCAATCAATAGTCATCTGCTGTCTGCTCGTGAtcagatcactcaggacagatgttaataacAGGTCTGAATGGGGTCTATGTGTCtgagtgatggtgtgtgtgtctgtacctgaTGTATCCAACCTGTGGTCGGTGCTGGAGGAACCAGCGGTAGGAAACCTTGTCTTTCCAGCCGACGTTCCTTGGGTCTTTCCACAGGAGACGGACCTGCCCGTCGGTGTCCCCTGTGTGCCAGAGGGAGTTCCTCAGATGCTCACCTGGGCCTGTCTCCGACTTCACCATCTGAAGAGCCACAAAAGATGAGAGGGGAATAACTTATAGCTACTGACGACAGGTGATGATCTACAGACACACGTGGCCCTCACCCCTCACCTTGAGCTGTATTCCCGGCTCTGCAACAGCCCTGAAGGGCGCAGCCTGCCAGTAGGTTTGTTCTGTCTGCTTCCACATCACCACGTAGAACGAGGAGGAGTCCTGGTAGCCGAAGATGAAGCCTGTGTAGTCGTCGTCTGTCACCGTGTTCACGTGGAATGTTCCCTCGAAGTCGACCCCACTGAACGCTTGGTAGCCTGTAGATGTGGACAGCGGAGAAGGAAGACACAGCAGTGCTGGTTAGGGAAGAGCACACTGAAGAAAATAGGAAATGATAAGTATGACGGTGTCTGTACTTACCTACAGCCAGGCCAGGGTCAGAGTTCATGGTCTGCACTATCTCCATGCCCTGAGAGAGAGTTTATTTGTGCTGTCATGTCATACGTTGTTGCTTCATTTAAAGATAATGATAATCAAATCTTACTATCCATTGCCATCCAATCTTTCTACAGAGCACCTCAGGAATAAATTGCTTTATTAGACAAGCCTCTGCAGTTCAGCTGATTCTCAAACAAGCAGGTGGCTCACAAGTGGAAGCTGTAGTTCACCTGGTTGAGAACCAGCCAGTTGGGGTCGATCTGGGAGTCGCCCTCTGGGTCCAGCACGACCGTCTGATAGGCTCTGAAGTCGGTGAGTGTGACCTCAGCGTTCTCTGGGCAGGAGTCGATGATGTCGATGACGTTGTCTTGGTCAAAGTCGCCCTCGCATGCGTCTCCAACTTTGTTGTCTGAAAGTGACAAGGTCATGATTGAAAAAATCTCTCAGCGGCAAatactgcatacacacacacacacacacagcgaccaATGCTCACTGTCAGAGTCCTGTTGATCTGGGTTGGGAACTAGTCTGCAGTTGTCATCAATGTCCAGTACGCCGTCATTATCATCGTCATCGTCACATTCATCTCCCTACCAAAATAAAGTGAGACACTTTGTAAACGCAGCCATTTACAGTATATGTCAGCATACAGGAGATGACTACTTGAAAATGTAAGGATGAATAAAGAGACAGTTTCAAACCTTTCCGTCCTTGTCAGTGTCCAGCTGAGAGGAGTTGATAACCGTGGGACAGTTGTCATTTGTGTTCTGGTGTCCGTCCCCGTCACTGACAAGCCAGAGTTTGTGCAGGTGAGACCAATGACCTAACATCGGAACATCTTAAATATACACAACAATGCCACAGGTCATGAGAGTGACCTGGCGCTACCTGTCTACGTTGTCGTCACAGCTATCTCCAATCAGGTCATCGTCTGTGTCCCACTGCAAGTCAACAAAACAGATATGATCAGAGGTATGACAGCAGATTATTACTTCCACAGAGGaggttatttttgtgtgtatttgttagtttgcaggattatggCAAAAAGTACTTCAATAACATTTTGTGAAGGGGTGGGACATGACCCAAGGAGGAACCCATGCAACTTTGGtttggatccggatcagggcaCGCACCaaggttttgtttgattttttctttaacattgagagacatgaaaataaaaatctgaatctagTCATTTTAAAAGTGCTTCCACAAGGGGGCTGCTTGGCCTAAGCGAAGGTAAAGCGAGGTATACTTTCAGGTTGTTGTTCGGTTTGTTACCTGGTTCGGATTGGCCATATCAGGACAGCTGTCACAGGCATCCCCCACCCCGTCatggtctctgtccctctggtCTGGGTTGGGGACCCGTGGGCAATTGTCGAGAATATTCTTCAagtctgacagtaaaaacaccCGAGCGGCTTTAATTTCAACTTAATGTGCAAAAGCATTGAcagtaacattttaaaaagaagcatGACAGAGCACAGGCTGGAGACACAGTCTTTCAAATGCTTCAGCAGATGGCAGTGTTTGTAAGGGAGGAAGGTGGAATAGTTTCCATTGGCCTTCAATGCCTGGCAAAGGCTCACCGTGGAAAAAATGCTATtagagaggagacagacgtgACCAAGCTCTGAGCAATCCAGCCCTGAGAGTTAAAGACATAACCAAACGAGAGCCTGGAGTGataagcagcagcagaaccaagTTTAAACAGGCAGTGGACGTCAGCCTGTGAAGGTAAACATGCAGGCAAACTGTTTCCAGTGGAAGAAATGAGACATCAAGTGAAGTATGTGAGAAACAACACTCAGGATTCCAGTtggaacattttaacatttaaaacagttttctaCTGGGGcttgtgattttttttcagCTTGAGTTATTTCTCTGTAAGCCAAGGGTCTAACTGGCAGAGGATGggaattggaaacagaaaatgacGAGGAGCACGTTTTCCAGGTCTGGACAGTGTGGTCCAGACAGGCTGACGTTTGGACGACCCTCCTGGACACGGTAGCTCTGATTAACGTTATAAAAGCAGTAATGGTCCTGTTACTAATCCTCCAACAGAGATCACCATCCTACTCTATTCAGCCACTGTGGCCATTTATAAAAGTGAGAGTTGCTGCAGCGTGTCCCTGTAATTAAACCACCACAGAACTATGAGGACATAATAAACATTTGGCCGTTAAATACTAACTAATGCACTTACTGTCTCCGTCCATGTCATCGTCACAGTCATCTCCCAGCCCGTCctggtctgtgtctgtttgtttgggaTTGTCTACAGTTCTGCAGTTGTCACACGCGTCCCCATGGACATCCTTGTCGCTGTTCCTCTGGTCCACATTAGGAACGAGCCAGCAGTTGTCCtgggacaaaaaaagaaagaagaagaggttCACTCAATAATGCATACGTCAGACTAGTATTCATAAAGCCTGAGAAGTCACCTACATCTATGTTAATGATGCCATCGCTGTCTGCATCATCATCGCAGGCGTCACCCGCCCCATCCCTGTCTGCGTCGTCTTGGCCAGAGTTTGGCACAAACACGCAGTTGTCCTGGGGGAACACATGTGCGTTGTTACGTTTTAATATAACAATGAATAAAGTGCATGAGAGGAGAGCGGGTGCAGGAATGAGTACCTGCTTACACTTGTTGTCTCTGCACTGGAGCTTTATGTCCGGATATGCATCAATATCTGTGTCCTTTCCACACACGTAGCCATTACCCGCCCAGCCGATGCCACACTAAACAACACAGGCACAAACAGGAGGGACAGCATCACATCCTGTGTACATGATCTAATGGGGATCAGCACAATTTGTGATGCAGAGGCCTCCGTGTAAAGCCCTCAGGATTTTTTACCACACAGCTGATGCTTCCATCCCGCTGCACCACACATTCAGCGTTGGCGTCACAGGGGTTGGGTTTACCGTTGGGGCAAAGCCTGGTGCCCTGGCAACCATTCACCTGGTCGCCCGTGAAGTCGGTTTTACACTGGCCGCAGCGGAAGGAGCCCTGATGAGGAGAGGACAGGGTCAGATGACGGGATATAGCCTCCACACGTCCGCTGTAGGAGAGTGTGATATAACCATGCACCAGTGTCCGAGGTCTTACCACAGTGTTGTGACAGTGGGAGTTGGCAGTGCAACCTCCATTCTCAGGTGGGCCCAGACACTCGTCTATATCCTCACATACCTGGGACGAAGAGTAATTCAAGTTTGAAGAAAAGGATCATATATTTGTATcacataattatatttataatattaataataatgattattttgttCTGCTTTACCTGTTTGTGTGACTTAGCATAGGATACTCCTACTCCGTTTATCTGTGGTCCGGTGTAACCCTGAGGGCATCTCTCACAGAGAAAACCAGGAGCAGTGTTCACACACCGGACACCAGGGAAACACGGCTTAAACtgacactaaaacacacaacaaaacacaagctgGTCAAACGTTAACGAGTGGAACTTCCATGTACTGGTTGCAGAGACCCATGGAAGATAAAAATGGATGTAAACTGTACCTCGTCTACGTCATCACAGTGAACCCCGTCCCCTGTGTATCCATCCGGACAGGGGGCACAGCGGAAATCCCCCGACTCTGAGTGGATGCACATGTTCTGTCTGAAGCAGGTTCCAGGTGGACACTGAGTCAGAGGACGAGGCTGCATGACTTCCTGCCCTGGACCTGGAGGTGGACCTGTGTTGGTTGGAGAACCGCCAAGACCTGTTGGCACAAATAGAGAAACATAAGCTCCTTCACGAAATGTCCCTTTGTCAGACTA
The genomic region above belongs to Pleuronectes platessa chromosome 4, fPlePla1.1, whole genome shotgun sequence and contains:
- the thbs4a gene encoding thrombospondin-4a isoform X2, which translates into the protein MMCVWARAAALSLVLLQLVLTVSAEGTVYDLLASPDCLPDLLQGKLKSKGQDEAFLLSSFRLHNKAPTSLYSVINPKDNTKYLDFSVQAKQSKVTIRYLRTDGRFGTTSFNHASLADGRIHHVMLHARGLQRGPARLNIYIDCTLAHSLDDLPAAFGSLPSGPNKVALRTLQSSGQNELTDFKLVTEDTIDNVATLQDCSVEHSESVHLLGFEGRREEHNQATMEELKSMLSELREMLLKQIKETTFLRNTIAECLACGLGGSPTNTGPPPGPGQEVMQPRPLTQCPPGTCFRQNMCIHSESGDFRCAPCPDGYTGDGVHCDDVDECQFKPCFPGVRCVNTAPGFLCERCPQGYTGPQINGVGVSYAKSHKQVCEDIDECLGPPENGGCTANSHCHNTVGSFRCGQCKTDFTGDQVNGCQGTRLCPNGKPNPCDANAECVVQRDGSISCVCGIGWAGNGYVCGKDTDIDAYPDIKLQCRDNKCKQDNCVFVPNSGQDDADRDGAGDACDDDADSDGIINIDDNCWLVPNVDQRNSDKDVHGDACDNCRTVDNPKQTDTDQDGLGDDCDDDMDGDNLKNILDNCPRVPNPDQRDRDHDGVGDACDSCPDMANPNQWDTDDDLIGDSCDDNVDSDGDGHQNTNDNCPTVINSSQLDTDKDGKGDECDDDDDNDGVLDIDDNCRLVPNPDQQDSDNNKVGDACEGDFDQDNVIDIIDSCPENAEVTLTDFRAYQTVVLDPEGDSQIDPNWLVLNQGMEIVQTMNSDPGLAVGYQAFSGVDFEGTFHVNTVTDDDYTGFIFGYQDSSSFYVVMWKQTEQTYWQAAPFRAVAEPGIQLKMVKSETGPGEHLRNSLWHTGDTDGQVRLLWKDPRNVGWKDKVSYRWFLQHRPQVGYIRARFFEGSDLVADTGVIIDTSMRGGRLGVFCFSQENIIWSNLKYRCNDTIPADYKDVSA
- the thbs4a gene encoding thrombospondin-4a isoform X1; protein product: MMCVWARAAALSLVLLQLVLTVSAEGTVYDLLASPDCLPDLLQGKLKSKGQDEAFLLSSFRLHNKAPTSLYSVINPKDNTKYLDFSVQAKQSKVTIRYLRTDGRFGTTSFNHASLADGRIHHVMLHARGLQRGPARLNIYIDCTLAHSLDDLPAAFGSLPSGPNKVALRTLQSSGQNELTDFKLVTEDTIDNVATLQDCSVEHSESVHLLGFEGRREEHNQATMEELKSMLSELREMLLKQIKETTFLRNTIAECLACGLGGSPTNTGPPPGPGQEVMQPRPLTQCPPGTCFRQNMCIHSESGDFRCAPCPDGYTGDGVHCDDVDECQFKPCFPGVRCVNTAPGFLCERCPQGYTGPQINGVGVSYAKSHKQVCEDIDECLGPPENGGCTANSHCHNTVGSFRCGQCKTDFTGDQVNGCQGTRLCPNGKPNPCDANAECVVQRDGSISCVCGIGWAGNGYVCGKDTDIDAYPDIKLQCRDNKCKQVLIPAPALLSCTLFIVILKRNNAHVFPQDNCVFVPNSGQDDADRDGAGDACDDDADSDGIINIDDNCWLVPNVDQRNSDKDVHGDACDNCRTVDNPKQTDTDQDGLGDDCDDDMDGDNLKNILDNCPRVPNPDQRDRDHDGVGDACDSCPDMANPNQWDTDDDLIGDSCDDNVDSDGDGHQNTNDNCPTVINSSQLDTDKDGKGDECDDDDDNDGVLDIDDNCRLVPNPDQQDSDNNKVGDACEGDFDQDNVIDIIDSCPENAEVTLTDFRAYQTVVLDPEGDSQIDPNWLVLNQGMEIVQTMNSDPGLAVGYQAFSGVDFEGTFHVNTVTDDDYTGFIFGYQDSSSFYVVMWKQTEQTYWQAAPFRAVAEPGIQLKMVKSETGPGEHLRNSLWHTGDTDGQVRLLWKDPRNVGWKDKVSYRWFLQHRPQVGYIRARFFEGSDLVADTGVIIDTSMRGGRLGVFCFSQENIIWSNLKYRCNDTIPADYKDVSA